In Natronococcus occultus SP4, the following proteins share a genomic window:
- a CDS encoding shikimate kinase, whose product MDGRAVAPAAGTVLNALATGRGSAFAIDLETTATVELTTDDEIVGTVAERPDADTELIERCVERVLEAYAEDAGLTGAVGARARTDSEIPMAAGLKSSSAAANATVLATLDALEITDAVDRIDACRLGVRAARDAGVTATGAFDDASASMLGGVTVTDNATDELLAREDVDWEALVYTPPEQAYSADADVSACERIAPMATLVEELALGGRYGEAMTVNGLAFCSVLEFPTDPMVEAMPDVDGVSLSGTGPSYVAVGDRATLETVRERWADRDGTTRLVATRTDGARTI is encoded by the coding sequence ATGGATGGCCGGGCAGTCGCGCCGGCGGCCGGGACCGTGCTGAACGCGCTCGCGACCGGTCGCGGATCGGCGTTCGCAATCGATCTCGAGACGACCGCGACGGTCGAACTGACGACCGACGACGAGATCGTCGGCACCGTCGCGGAGCGACCCGACGCCGACACCGAACTCATCGAACGCTGCGTCGAGCGCGTCCTCGAGGCGTATGCCGAGGACGCGGGGCTCACCGGCGCGGTCGGCGCCCGGGCCCGGACCGACAGCGAGATTCCGATGGCCGCCGGACTCAAGAGTTCCAGCGCCGCGGCCAACGCCACGGTGCTCGCGACCCTCGACGCCCTCGAGATCACCGACGCCGTCGACCGGATCGACGCCTGTCGGCTCGGCGTCCGGGCGGCCCGCGACGCCGGCGTCACCGCGACGGGCGCGTTCGACGACGCCAGCGCGAGCATGCTCGGCGGGGTGACGGTCACCGACAACGCGACCGACGAGCTGCTCGCCCGCGAGGACGTCGACTGGGAGGCGCTGGTCTACACGCCCCCCGAGCAGGCCTACAGCGCCGACGCCGACGTCTCGGCCTGCGAGCGAATCGCGCCGATGGCCACCCTCGTCGAGGAGCTAGCCCTCGGGGGCCGGTACGGCGAGGCGATGACGGTCAACGGTCTCGCCTTCTGTAGCGTCCTCGAGTTCCCGACGGACCCGATGGTCGAGGCGATGCCCGACGTCGACGGCGTCTCGCTGTCGGGCACCGGGCCGAGCTACGTCGCCGTCGGCGACCGAGCGACTCTCGAGACGGTCCGCGAGCGGTGGGCCGACCGCGACGGCACGACGCGACTGGTAGCGACCCGAACCGACGGAGCACGAACGATATGA
- a CDS encoding amidohydrolase family protein, translating to MPSPFERRPRNRESTAQSDDASSADSQAAAPRDNADELTVSRRRHLAATAGAGLLAPLAGCGSGGPGESDGTDRSPAQVRPPEDDDSASEDDPNPADELPLFDAHTHVIPMAARGNDALSAADLVDWMDANGIDRAVVLAFDSPEGYPVQAPSWWVLEEVAAYPDRLVPFCTIDPRTLTYGEDAVDVLERYVERGARGFGELKVGMAIDDERLDRVYELCADYELPILLHTDRQSLTDDVGLPGFEDVLASYPEVDFVAHATGWWAHVAADVESADLGGRPDGAVDSRGRVWELFESYDNVYGDLSTRAGWNALTRDSEHGRALLETHHDRLVFGSDYLYPGQEVPLLELFERFDLERDAWADVRHRTIEGLLR from the coding sequence ATGCCTTCCCCGTTCGAGAGACGCCCTCGCAATCGCGAGTCCACAGCTCAGAGCGACGACGCGAGTAGCGCGGACAGTCAAGCGGCGGCGCCGCGAGACAACGCCGACGAGCTGACCGTCAGCCGACGCCGACACCTCGCAGCGACCGCGGGCGCCGGGCTGCTCGCTCCCCTCGCGGGCTGTGGCTCCGGCGGCCCGGGCGAGTCCGATGGCACCGACCGCTCGCCCGCACAGGTCAGACCGCCCGAGGACGACGACTCGGCGTCCGAGGACGATCCGAACCCCGCCGACGAGCTCCCACTGTTCGACGCCCACACGCACGTTATCCCGATGGCCGCCCGTGGTAACGACGCGCTCTCTGCCGCCGATCTCGTCGACTGGATGGACGCCAACGGGATCGATCGCGCGGTCGTCCTCGCGTTCGACTCCCCCGAGGGGTACCCGGTGCAGGCGCCCAGCTGGTGGGTCCTCGAGGAGGTCGCGGCCTACCCCGACCGCCTTGTTCCGTTCTGTACGATCGATCCCCGAACCCTGACCTACGGCGAGGACGCCGTCGACGTCCTCGAGCGGTACGTCGAGCGGGGCGCCCGCGGGTTCGGTGAGCTGAAGGTCGGAATGGCGATCGACGACGAACGCCTCGATCGCGTCTACGAGCTGTGTGCCGACTACGAGCTGCCGATCCTGCTACACACCGACCGCCAGTCGCTGACCGACGACGTCGGCCTTCCGGGGTTCGAGGACGTGCTGGCCTCCTACCCGGAGGTCGATTTCGTCGCTCACGCCACCGGGTGGTGGGCCCACGTCGCCGCGGACGTCGAGTCCGCGGATCTGGGCGGCCGTCCGGACGGTGCGGTCGACTCCCGCGGGCGCGTCTGGGAGCTGTTCGAGTCGTACGACAACGTCTACGGTGACCTCTCGACGCGAGCGGGATGGAACGCGCTCACTCGCGACAGCGAGCACGGGCGGGCGTTGCTCGAGACCCACCACGATCGGCTCGTGTTCGGCAGCGACTACCTCTACCCCGGTCAGGAGGTGCCGCTGCTCGAG
- a CDS encoding DUF7128 family protein: protein MVVQTERDDATWYECETCGLLFDEQSDATEHEKHCDGSDPSYIQ from the coding sequence ATGGTGGTCCAGACCGAACGGGACGACGCCACCTGGTACGAGTGTGAGACCTGCGGGCTGCTGTTCGACGAGCAGTCCGACGCCACCGAACACGAGAAACACTGCGACGGGAGCGATCCGTCGTACATCCAGTAG
- a CDS encoding chorismate mutase, with protein MTPNDTDTDDPENRTPDEMDLDELREEIESIDREIVELIAQRTYVADTIAAVKDEKGLPTTDEKQEEQVMERAGHNAEQFDVDANLVKAIFRLLIELNKVEQRENR; from the coding sequence ATGACACCGAACGACACCGACACCGACGACCCCGAGAATCGAACGCCAGACGAGATGGATCTCGACGAGCTTCGTGAGGAGATCGAGTCGATCGACCGCGAGATCGTCGAACTGATCGCCCAGCGAACCTACGTTGCGGACACGATCGCGGCGGTCAAAGACGAGAAGGGATTGCCGACGACCGACGAGAAACAGGAGGAACAGGTGATGGAGCGGGCGGGTCACAACGCCGAGCAGTTCGACGTCGACGCGAACCTCGTGAAGGCGATCTTCCGACTGCTGATCGAATTGAACAAAGTAGAGCAGCGTGAGAACCGGTAG
- a CDS encoding ribbon-helix-helix domain-containing protein, giving the protein MSEAATNNGDDEIVTVNFKVTRSFLNEIEDTWQGRGFNSRSEFIRYTLRDAVEHPTFDRDELVALLQAEEDFREKRTMSAEEARDRFGTDDTNE; this is encoded by the coding sequence ATGTCCGAAGCGGCCACGAACAACGGCGACGACGAGATTGTCACGGTAAACTTCAAAGTCACACGGTCGTTTCTCAACGAGATCGAAGACACGTGGCAAGGACGAGGATTCAACAGCCGTAGCGAATTTATTCGGTATACCTTACGCGATGCCGTCGAACATCCCACGTTCGACCGCGACGAACTCGTCGCACTCCTTCAAGCGGAGGAAGATTTCCGTGAAAAGCGGACGATGAGCGCCGAAGAAGCGCGCGACCGATTCGGCACTGACGACACGAATGAGTGA
- a CDS encoding DUF7508 domain-containing protein, giving the protein MPLQKSWRELDRETVARAPDRPGVYELGDGSGTVLSVDHGVLRDELKTALAYGDGERVRWTEAHTLDRARELATEHRDRLE; this is encoded by the coding sequence ATGCCACTGCAAAAGTCCTGGCGCGAACTCGACCGCGAGACCGTCGCTCGGGCCCCGGATCGACCCGGCGTCTACGAGCTCGGAGACGGATCGGGGACGGTGCTGTCGGTCGACCACGGCGTGTTGCGCGACGAGCTCAAGACGGCGCTGGCCTACGGCGACGGGGAACGCGTTCGCTGGACGGAGGCCCACACGCTGGATCGGGCCCGCGAGCTCGCGACCGAGCACCGCGACCGACTCGAGTAG
- a CDS encoding DUF5796 family protein, producing MSQRSNVAPSTIGVDFVEGGVVVEYLDGRDVFYHGPPKPVEEAITSPPGKEVHVLVTDPDGVEGVMTYVNDRNTHAEILESTGVGRVILEGNDEEVLFPGVTVSTEGYSIRVEADPEVVDGRVFVFAEDEMSEHAYELVANEEDAE from the coding sequence ATGAGCCAACGCAGCAACGTCGCACCCAGTACGATCGGGGTCGACTTCGTCGAGGGAGGGGTCGTCGTCGAGTACCTCGACGGACGAGACGTCTTCTACCACGGGCCGCCGAAACCCGTCGAGGAAGCGATAACGTCGCCGCCGGGGAAGGAGGTCCACGTGCTGGTCACCGATCCCGACGGCGTCGAGGGCGTGATGACCTACGTCAACGACCGTAACACCCACGCGGAGATCCTCGAGTCGACCGGGGTCGGCCGTGTGATCCTCGAGGGGAACGACGAGGAGGTGCTGTTTCCGGGCGTGACGGTGTCGACGGAGGGGTATTCGATCCGGGTCGAGGCGGACCCCGAGGTCGTCGACGGGCGCGTCTTCGTCTTCGCGGAGGACGAGATGAGCGAGCACGCCTACGAACTCGTCGCGAATGAGGAGGACGCGGAGTGA
- a CDS encoding CDC48 family AAA ATPase, which produces MSGSDEDGVRLSVRAAEKRDAGRGVARIPERARRELGVLSGDTVVIEGEKTTVAKMWPADPSVPETVVQIDGDTRANAGVHVGDTVTIRPKDNSTIGEAERVTLSPPSSMGEDDRQLASRDVAQKLRNRPVRAGEQIRIEGVSQNPFTVVDTTPGGDVRISSATAVRIAPAEDRANTDRGRARSDGTESSGGGDGSDAESLPEAGPTYEDIGGLDEELEQVREMIELPLSEPELFRRLGVEPPSGVLLYGPPGTGKTLIARAVANEVDASFETISGPEIMSKYKGESEEQLREVFERARENAPTIVFFDEIDSIAGARGEDEGAENRIVGQLLTLMDGLDARGEVIVIGATNRVDAIDPALRRGGRFDREIQIGVPDESGRREILEVHTRGMPLDEDVSIETIARRTHGFVGADLDAVASEAAMAAIRERPTDAEDREEWNREPKVTRAHFDTALASVEPSAMREYVAESPETDFTDVGGLEDAKNTLRESVEWPLTYDRLFEETNTEPPSGVLLYGPPGTGKTLLARALAGETDVNFVRVDGPEIVDRYVGESEKAIRKVFERARQAAPSIVFFDEIDAITAARGQGQNEVTERVVSQLLTELDGMRENPNLVVLAATNRKDQIDPALLRPGRLDTHVLVDEPDLEAREKILSVHAGDKPLAGDVDLAELAAELEGYTGADLEALVRSASMKAIREVATAYDPEEANERADEVVIERRHLEDAREETDASSRSR; this is translated from the coding sequence ATGAGTGGGTCGGACGAGGACGGCGTTCGGCTGTCCGTTCGGGCGGCCGAGAAGCGCGACGCCGGGCGCGGGGTCGCCCGTATTCCCGAGCGCGCGCGCCGGGAGCTCGGCGTTCTGAGCGGCGATACGGTCGTGATCGAGGGCGAGAAGACGACGGTCGCGAAGATGTGGCCCGCGGATCCGTCGGTGCCCGAAACCGTCGTCCAGATCGACGGCGACACCCGCGCGAACGCCGGGGTTCACGTCGGCGATACGGTCACGATCCGACCGAAAGACAACTCGACGATCGGGGAGGCCGAGCGCGTGACGCTGTCGCCGCCGTCCTCGATGGGCGAGGACGACCGACAGCTCGCCTCTCGCGACGTGGCCCAGAAGCTCCGGAACAGGCCGGTTCGGGCCGGCGAGCAGATCCGGATCGAGGGCGTCAGTCAGAACCCCTTCACCGTCGTCGACACGACGCCGGGCGGCGACGTGCGGATCTCGAGTGCGACCGCGGTTCGGATCGCACCCGCCGAGGACCGGGCGAACACGGACCGAGGACGTGCCCGGAGCGACGGGACCGAGTCCTCGGGTGGCGGAGACGGATCCGACGCGGAATCGCTCCCGGAGGCCGGGCCGACCTACGAGGATATCGGCGGGTTAGACGAGGAGTTAGAGCAGGTCCGGGAGATGATCGAGCTCCCGCTGTCGGAACCCGAACTGTTCCGGCGGCTCGGCGTCGAGCCTCCCTCCGGCGTTCTGCTGTACGGACCGCCCGGGACGGGGAAGACGCTGATCGCCCGCGCGGTCGCGAACGAGGTCGACGCCTCCTTCGAGACGATCTCCGGGCCGGAGATCATGTCGAAGTACAAGGGTGAAAGCGAGGAACAGCTCCGGGAGGTGTTCGAGCGCGCCCGCGAGAACGCGCCGACGATCGTTTTCTTCGACGAGATCGACTCGATCGCCGGCGCCCGCGGCGAGGACGAAGGCGCCGAGAACCGCATCGTCGGCCAGCTGTTGACGCTGATGGACGGGCTCGACGCCCGCGGCGAGGTGATCGTCATCGGCGCGACGAACCGCGTCGACGCGATCGATCCCGCCCTGCGCCGGGGTGGGCGATTCGATCGGGAGATCCAGATCGGCGTTCCCGACGAGTCCGGTCGGCGGGAGATCCTCGAGGTCCACACCCGCGGGATGCCCCTGGACGAAGACGTCAGCATCGAGACGATCGCTCGGCGAACCCACGGCTTCGTCGGCGCGGACCTGGACGCGGTCGCCAGCGAGGCCGCGATGGCCGCGATCCGGGAGCGTCCGACCGACGCCGAGGACCGCGAGGAGTGGAACCGCGAGCCGAAGGTGACCCGGGCCCACTTCGATACGGCGCTGGCGTCGGTCGAACCCTCGGCAATGCGGGAGTACGTCGCCGAGTCTCCGGAGACCGACTTCACCGACGTCGGCGGGCTCGAGGACGCCAAGAACACGCTCCGTGAATCGGTCGAGTGGCCCCTGACCTACGATCGCCTCTTCGAGGAGACGAACACCGAGCCGCCCTCCGGAGTGTTGCTGTACGGCCCGCCCGGGACGGGGAAGACGCTACTGGCCCGCGCGCTCGCGGGCGAGACCGACGTCAACTTCGTGCGGGTCGACGGCCCCGAGATCGTCGACCGCTACGTCGGCGAGTCCGAAAAGGCGATCCGGAAGGTGTTCGAGCGGGCCCGCCAGGCCGCGCCGTCGATCGTCTTCTTCGACGAGATCGACGCCATCACCGCGGCCCGCGGTCAGGGACAGAACGAGGTCACCGAGCGGGTGGTCTCCCAGCTGCTGACCGAGCTCGACGGAATGCGGGAGAACCCGAACCTCGTCGTGCTTGCCGCGACCAACCGCAAGGACCAGATCGATCCCGCCCTCCTCCGACCGGGACGGCTCGACACGCACGTCCTGGTCGACGAGCCCGACCTCGAGGCCCGCGAGAAGATCCTCTCGGTCCACGCCGGCGATAAACCGCTGGCAGGGGACGTCGACCTCGCCGAGCTGGCGGCCGAGCTCGAGGGGTACACAGGCGCGGATCTGGAGGCGCTGGTCCGCTCGGCGTCGATGAAGGCGATCCGCGAGGTCGCGACCGCCTACGACCCCGAGGAGGCAAACGAACGGGCCGACGAGGTCGTGATCGAACGACGCCACCTCGAGGACGCCCGCGAGGAAACCGACGCCTCGAGCCGATCGAGGTAG